The following are encoded in a window of Thermococcus sp. CX2 genomic DNA:
- a CDS encoding NADH-quinone oxidoreductase subunit C — translation MDEAHTVIEAPKEPTKEEKVVEAIKSRFPNVEAEIRENKLGRKRIWVRVSREDYKPLMAFLMELDPQAHYSIGIEQDFGDSLGFMSHLTLFYEDDPAVSLLVEVKVPKDDPTLPDISDIFPIALQFEREVMEMVGLDFEGAPDKRRLFLPEDFPEGIYPLRLDEKGISEEMVKNAGHPYLLRRGGGKP, via the coding sequence ATGGATGAAGCTCACACCGTTATTGAGGCTCCCAAGGAGCCAACGAAGGAAGAGAAGGTTGTAGAAGCCATAAAATCTCGCTTCCCCAACGTTGAGGCAGAGATTAGAGAGAACAAGCTGGGCAGAAAGAGAATCTGGGTAAGGGTGAGCAGGGAGGACTATAAACCACTTATGGCTTTCCTGATGGAGCTCGACCCCCAGGCCCACTACTCCATAGGCATAGAGCAGGACTTCGGCGATTCCCTGGGCTTCATGAGCCACCTGACGCTGTTTTACGAAGACGACCCGGCTGTTTCCCTGCTCGTGGAGGTCAAGGTGCCAAAGGACGACCCAACGTTGCCAGACATAAGCGACATCTTCCCCATAGCCCTCCAGTTCGAGAGGGAAGTTATGGAAATGGTCGGCCTTGACTTCGAGGGAGCCCCTGACAAGAGGAGGCTGTTCCTCCCAGAGGACTTCCCAGAGGGAATCTACCCGCTCAGGCTCGACGAGAAGGGAATCAGCGAGGAGATGGTCAAGAACGCAGGGCACCCGTACCTTCTGCGCAGAGGGGGTGGTAAGCCATGA
- a CDS encoding nickel-dependent hydrogenase large subunit: MTERVEYWVKIPFGPIHPGLEEPEKFILTLDGERIVDVDVKLGYNLRGLQWIAMRRNYVQIMYLAERICGICSFSHNHTYVRAVEEAAGIEVPERAEYIRAIIGELERIHSHLLNLGVMGHDIGYDTVLHLTWLARERVMDVLEAVAGNRVNYSMVTIGGVRRDIDEKRKRLILDMIKYYREVMPQIEEVFLHDPTIEARFRDCAVISKRVAMEQGAVGPTARGSGIRDDARWSERLGVYPDLGIKPIMPQDVTGERPHGDVFDRIAVRIGELWQSLELIEHALDQMPDGKIKTFPKDNVLAAKLRILVDGEGIGRYEAPRGELVHYVRGKKGSDKPLRWKPREPTFPNLFAVAKGVIGDQVADFVVAVASIDPCLSCTDRVAVVKDGKKRILTERDLLRESIKKTREINPEIKGDPTPIGLGCSR; encoded by the coding sequence ATGACCGAGCGCGTTGAATACTGGGTCAAGATACCCTTCGGTCCAATTCATCCCGGTTTAGAGGAGCCCGAGAAGTTCATACTCACCCTCGATGGCGAAAGAATAGTCGATGTGGACGTTAAGCTCGGATACAACCTCAGGGGACTCCAGTGGATAGCCATGAGGAGGAACTACGTCCAGATAATGTACCTCGCCGAGAGGATATGCGGCATATGTTCCTTCTCCCACAACCACACCTACGTCAGGGCAGTGGAAGAGGCGGCCGGAATAGAGGTTCCAGAGAGGGCCGAGTACATAAGGGCCATCATCGGCGAGCTGGAGAGAATCCACTCCCACCTCCTGAACCTCGGAGTGATGGGTCACGACATAGGCTACGACACGGTTCTCCACCTGACGTGGCTCGCGAGAGAAAGGGTCATGGACGTACTCGAGGCGGTGGCCGGAAACAGGGTGAACTACTCCATGGTAACCATCGGCGGCGTCAGGAGGGACATTGACGAGAAGAGGAAGCGCTTAATCCTTGACATGATAAAGTACTACCGCGAGGTTATGCCCCAGATAGAGGAAGTCTTCCTCCATGACCCAACGATAGAGGCGAGGTTCAGGGACTGCGCGGTCATAAGCAAGCGCGTTGCCATGGAGCAGGGAGCCGTTGGGCCGACAGCGAGGGGAAGTGGAATCAGGGACGACGCGAGGTGGAGTGAGAGACTCGGCGTTTACCCAGACCTGGGAATAAAGCCCATCATGCCGCAGGACGTTACTGGGGAGAGGCCCCACGGAGATGTCTTCGACAGGATTGCGGTGAGAATCGGCGAGCTCTGGCAGAGCCTTGAGCTCATCGAGCATGCACTGGACCAGATGCCCGACGGAAAGATAAAGACCTTCCCGAAGGACAACGTTCTCGCCGCCAAGCTGAGGATTCTCGTGGACGGAGAAGGGATTGGAAGGTACGAGGCACCAAGGGGAGAGCTGGTTCACTACGTCCGCGGAAAGAAGGGCTCGGATAAGCCGCTCCGCTGGAAGCCGAGGGAGCCGACCTTCCCGAACCTCTTCGCAGTAGCCAAGGGAGTCATCGGCGACCAGGTGGCCGACTTCGTCGTTGCCGTCGCTTCAATAGACCCGTGCCTCAGCTGTACCGACAGGGTCGCGGTAGTCAAGGACGGAAAGAAGAGAATCCTCACTGAGAGGGACCTGCTGAGGGAGTCAATAAAGAAGACGCGCGAGATAAACCCCGAGATAAAGGGAGACCCGACACCCATAGGTCTGGGCTGCTCGAGGTGA
- a CDS encoding respiratory chain complex I subunit 1 family protein gives MDIMTGVVYPVAGLVGLYIFVSLASLIWEGIDRKLVARMQRRVGPPLLQPLYDFFKLASKETIIPNTSNFMFRAAPVLSLATAIALLAYTPLGFEPILTSKGDVIVFIYLLALLSLFKILGAISSGNPYAKIGAAREAAIMVSREPAMMLAVFAIMWRLGKLGIEKPFSMSVFYQHNIWEIGTPMSFVGALILLYVFIVWLASEIEVGYFNIPDAEEEIAEGLLVEYSGRYLALFKLTKALKAFISASLVVAIFFPWGISGYLGLTGYAATIADLLFHTLKVFLLLFAVQSIFRATTGRLKVTQAVSFLWGRVFAASLLGSLLIAMEVIM, from the coding sequence ATGGACATCATGACGGGCGTCGTTTACCCAGTTGCAGGTTTGGTGGGCCTTTATATCTTCGTCTCATTAGCTTCGCTCATCTGGGAAGGAATAGACAGGAAGCTCGTTGCCAGAATGCAGCGCAGGGTCGGGCCGCCGCTGCTCCAGCCACTCTACGACTTCTTTAAGTTGGCGAGCAAGGAGACCATAATTCCAAACACGTCAAACTTCATGTTCAGGGCCGCCCCAGTACTGAGCCTCGCCACGGCCATAGCGCTCCTCGCTTACACACCCCTGGGCTTCGAGCCGATTTTGACGAGCAAGGGCGACGTCATAGTCTTCATCTACCTCCTTGCCCTCCTCAGCCTCTTCAAGATACTCGGAGCGATAAGCTCAGGCAACCCCTACGCAAAGATAGGAGCCGCGAGGGAAGCCGCCATAATGGTCTCAAGGGAGCCTGCGATGATGCTGGCAGTGTTCGCAATAATGTGGCGCCTCGGCAAGCTCGGCATTGAAAAGCCATTCAGCATGAGTGTCTTCTACCAGCACAACATATGGGAGATAGGAACCCCAATGAGCTTCGTTGGAGCTCTGATACTGCTGTACGTATTCATCGTATGGTTGGCGAGCGAGATAGAGGTGGGATACTTCAACATCCCAGACGCGGAGGAAGAGATAGCCGAGGGACTGCTCGTCGAGTACAGTGGAAGGTATCTGGCTTTATTCAAGCTGACCAAAGCCCTAAAGGCCTTCATAAGCGCCAGCTTGGTAGTGGCCATATTCTTCCCATGGGGAATATCGGGCTATCTCGGACTGACTGGCTATGCCGCGACCATAGCAGACCTGCTCTTCCACACGCTCAAAGTGTTCCTCCTGCTCTTCGCAGTGCAGAGCATCTTCAGGGCAACGACGGGAAGGCTCAAGGTCACCCAAGCGGTGAGCTTCCTCTGGGGCAGGGTCTTTGCTGCATCTCTCCTTGGCTCCCTCCTCATAGCCATGGAGGTGATAATGTGA
- a CDS encoding 4Fe-4S dicluster domain-containing protein, translating into MRLSPLIPTVLRNLAKKPATNLFPKVEPVPVPENFRGRLIYDVDKCVGCRMCVTVCPAGVFVYLPEVRKVTLWTGRCVFCSQCVDVCPTNALKMSDEFLLASYDKYDEKFIWFKEEEIEELKKKLEEQKKAKEAAKKAENK; encoded by the coding sequence GTGAGGCTCTCACCGCTCATCCCAACGGTCCTCAGGAACCTTGCAAAGAAGCCAGCCACCAACCTCTTCCCCAAGGTGGAGCCGGTTCCAGTTCCAGAGAACTTCAGGGGAAGGCTCATCTACGATGTGGACAAGTGCGTCGGCTGCAGGATGTGCGTTACCGTCTGCCCAGCGGGAGTGTTCGTTTACCTCCCAGAGGTCAGGAAGGTTACCCTCTGGACGGGCAGGTGTGTCTTCTGCAGCCAGTGCGTTGACGTCTGCCCCACCAACGCCCTCAAGATGAGCGACGAGTTCCTCCTAGCGAGCTACGACAAGTACGACGAGAAGTTCATATGGTTCAAGGAGGAGGAAATTGAGGAGCTGAAGAAGAAGCTCGAGGAGCAGAAGAAGGCGAAGGAAGCCGCCAAGAAGGCCGAAAATAAGTGA
- a CDS encoding SagB/ThcOx family dehydrogenase, whose protein sequence is MVMLSSLVILFKPYFKRPFPGGLGEGEIKLPEPRLTGEMSVEEAIVKRRSVRDYTDNPITLEQLSQLLWAAQGITLRSKGYRSAPSAGATYPFEVYVVVGNVEGLEPGIYHYDPSTHSLSMIKAGDFRAELQSAALDQEWVGDAPVDIILVAFYERTTNVYGERGVRYVHMEAGHIGQNLYLQATALGLGTVAVGAFHDDRVAAILETEGAPLYIFPVGVPVD, encoded by the coding sequence ATGGTTATGCTATCCTCCTTAGTCATTCTCTTCAAGCCTTACTTCAAGCGTCCTTTTCCTGGAGGACTCGGAGAAGGCGAGATTAAACTTCCAGAGCCGCGCTTAACCGGCGAGATGAGTGTTGAGGAGGCCATAGTAAAGAGAAGGAGCGTCCGGGACTATACAGATAATCCTATAACCCTCGAACAGCTCTCTCAGCTCCTCTGGGCGGCCCAGGGGATAACACTGAGGTCAAAAGGTTACCGCTCTGCGCCGAGCGCAGGGGCAACGTACCCCTTCGAGGTCTATGTGGTTGTTGGAAACGTCGAGGGCCTCGAGCCTGGAATTTACCATTACGACCCCTCTACCCACAGCCTGAGCATGATCAAAGCTGGAGACTTCAGGGCCGAGCTCCAGAGCGCTGCCCTTGACCAGGAGTGGGTCGGCGATGCGCCTGTGGACATAATTCTCGTCGCATTCTACGAGAGGACTACCAATGTCTACGGCGAGAGGGGAGTCCGCTACGTCCACATGGAAGCCGGGCACATAGGTCAGAACCTCTACCTTCAGGCGACCGCTCTTGGCCTTGGAACGGTCGCGGTCGGAGCCTTCCATGACGACCGCGTGGCGGCGATCCTTGAAACGGAAGGCGCTCCCCTCTACATCTTCCCAGTGGGTGTTCCAGTTGATTGA
- a CDS encoding THUMP domain-containing protein: protein MTVLLVTAPQGREGDAILELEWALEKVRVKGTDWHGVLLAETPLSMGEALERLKNFETQAIQRVIPLMELVPARREEIFKAALGIAGERLRGTFAVRAKVRGNKKLSAREIERELGALIVDELSAKVDLTNPDFLVVVEVLGKKAGVSVLKSGEILKFEVHE, encoded by the coding sequence ATGACGGTTCTGCTCGTCACGGCTCCCCAAGGACGGGAGGGCGATGCGATACTCGAGCTGGAGTGGGCGCTGGAGAAGGTTAGAGTTAAGGGAACCGACTGGCACGGTGTTTTACTGGCAGAAACTCCCCTCTCCATGGGAGAAGCCCTCGAACGGCTGAAGAACTTCGAGACGCAGGCGATACAGAGGGTGATACCCCTCATGGAACTCGTTCCCGCGAGGAGGGAGGAGATATTCAAAGCTGCCCTGGGGATCGCTGGAGAAAGGTTGAGGGGCACTTTCGCCGTTCGTGCCAAGGTGAGGGGAAACAAAAAGCTCTCCGCGAGGGAAATCGAACGGGAGCTCGGGGCCCTCATAGTCGATGAATTAAGCGCCAAAGTCGATTTGACGAATCCTGACTTCCTCGTTGTCGTTGAAGTTCTCGGAAAGAAAGCAGGGGTGAGCGTTCTAAAGTCAGGGGAGATACTGAAGTTCGAGGTCCATGAGTGA